The Planococcus donghaensis genome contains a region encoding:
- a CDS encoding vWA domain-containing protein: MRNETTELVFILDKSGSMAGLEKDTIGGFNALLEKQRKLPGEVRVTTVLFNQDYELLHDRIPVTGVALITEEDYQVGGMTALLDAIGSTIQKISNVQKSTLQEQRADRVLVVITTDGMENSSCEYSYKKIHEMIAMQKNTANWEFIFLGANIDAVATARQFGVGEDFAVNYHADAEGTQLNYDVVSEAVSSFRTGKKMNRSWKKEIEQDFNSRQKK, from the coding sequence ATGAGAAATGAAACGACAGAATTGGTTTTTATATTGGATAAGAGTGGGTCGATGGCAGGGCTAGAGAAGGACACAATTGGTGGATTTAATGCATTGCTTGAAAAACAGCGGAAGTTACCCGGAGAAGTTCGTGTCACGACGGTATTGTTCAATCAGGACTATGAGTTGCTACATGATCGAATTCCGGTAACAGGAGTTGCTCTAATTACTGAAGAGGATTACCAAGTGGGTGGAATGACAGCCTTGCTTGATGCGATCGGTTCGACCATCCAGAAAATAAGCAATGTGCAAAAAAGCACTTTGCAAGAACAACGGGCAGACAGGGTATTGGTAGTAATTACGACAGATGGTATGGAAAATTCCAGCTGTGAATACTCGTATAAAAAAATTCATGAAATGATTGCGATGCAGAAAAATACGGCAAATTGGGAGTTTATCTTTCTTGGAGCGAATATCGATGCCGTCGCCACAGCTAGGCAGTTCGGGGTAGGAGAAGATTTTGCGGTGAATTATCATGCGGACGCTGAAGGTACCCAACTTAACTATGATGTGGTGAGTGAAGCTGTCAGTTCTTTTCGAACAGGTAAAAAAATGAATCGCAGCTGGAAAAAAGAAATTGAACAAGACTTTAACTCTCGCCAGAAAAAATAA